One part of the Chryseobacterium mulctrae genome encodes these proteins:
- a CDS encoding cell division protein FtsQ/DivIB — MKNKYRILKIAITVIILGFLLSFSLKKFGGQKITDNKISVKMNEKTPVYFIDEKDIREIVNKENPSRKVGDLNIPELEKKINALPAVDSANVYLNLNGKLNLDIKQRVPVFRLNYKGKDFYVDEKGIEFPISKTYSHPCMLVTGDVKKDEYEKLAELVDKIDKDDFSKKYFIGISKYKDSYNLLTSEGIYRVEIGDLDNIELKVKGFKTFVEKYLVFQDPQKYKMISVKYQNQIVTTLNPYFKENDSILKASHKDLAKAPIAIVKKASSTSLKPKENTKPRAVVKPKEKKKTPEKKTATKSKAKIKIE, encoded by the coding sequence ATGAAAAACAAGTATAGAATTTTAAAAATTGCCATCACAGTGATCATTCTTGGGTTTCTGCTGAGTTTCTCGTTGAAGAAATTTGGGGGTCAGAAGATTACGGACAATAAAATTTCTGTAAAAATGAATGAAAAAACTCCGGTTTATTTCATTGATGAAAAAGATATTCGTGAGATTGTTAATAAAGAAAATCCGTCAAGAAAAGTTGGCGATTTAAATATTCCTGAGCTTGAAAAGAAAATTAATGCGCTTCCTGCTGTTGACAGTGCGAATGTATATTTGAATTTAAATGGAAAACTGAATTTAGACATCAAACAAAGAGTTCCAGTTTTCAGGCTGAATTATAAAGGAAAGGATTTTTATGTGGACGAAAAAGGAATAGAATTTCCGATCTCTAAAACCTATTCTCATCCTTGCATGTTGGTGACTGGTGATGTGAAAAAAGATGAATATGAAAAGCTTGCCGAATTGGTTGATAAAATTGACAAAGATGATTTCAGTAAAAAATATTTCATCGGGATCTCAAAATATAAAGACAGTTATAATCTTCTGACTAGTGAGGGAATTTATAGAGTGGAAATAGGAGATTTAGACAATATTGAATTAAAAGTAAAGGGTTTTAAAACTTTTGTAGAAAAATATCTGGTGTTTCAGGATCCGCAAAAGTATAAAATGATTTCGGTAAAGTATCAAAATCAGATTGTAACAACGCTGAATCCTTATTTTAAAGAAAATGACAGTATTTTAAAAGCGAGTCATAAAGATTTGGCAAAAGCTCCGATTGCGATAGTAAAAAAAGCGAGCTCCACTTCTTTAAAACCGAAAGAAAACACGAAGCCGAGAGCGGTCGTCAAACCGAAGGAGAAAAAGAAAACTCCCGAAAAGAAAACGGCGACAAAATCGAAAGCAAAAATTAAAATAGAATAA
- the murG gene encoding undecaprenyldiphospho-muramoylpentapeptide beta-N-acetylglucosaminyltransferase, translating into MNKKLKVLLSGGGTGGHIFPAIAIADEIKKRFPDAEFLFIGANGKMEMEKVPQAGYKIEGIDIAGIDRGNMLSNLGLPFKILKSLSKSKRIIKNFAPDFAVGTGGFASGPALYEASKMGIPIFIQEQNAHAGVTNKILSKKAKAVFTAYPKVEGFPAEKIKFLGNPIRENIVSGMQESSSAKEKMGLDKNKLTILSVGGSLGSRTLNKGWKENLDHLKEKGYQLIWQTGKLDYSELSNESRISNLESQIQLKEFIKDMETAYSAADVIVSRAGAIAISELAVAQKPVLLIPFPFAAEDHQTKNAMNLVEKNAAKMVKDSEMQEKFWNTLSEICENENVRKQMSENLKYFAKPNAAKEIVDEIFKVIK; encoded by the coding sequence ATGAACAAAAAACTAAAAGTATTGTTATCCGGAGGCGGAACAGGAGGACACATCTTCCCGGCAATCGCTATTGCAGATGAGATCAAGAAAAGATTTCCTGATGCAGAGTTTTTGTTCATTGGAGCCAACGGAAAAATGGAAATGGAAAAAGTCCCGCAAGCTGGCTACAAAATAGAAGGAATTGACATTGCAGGAATCGACAGAGGAAATATGTTATCGAATTTAGGTTTGCCTTTCAAAATTTTAAAAAGTTTATCTAAATCTAAAAGAATAATTAAAAACTTTGCTCCCGATTTTGCTGTGGGAACGGGCGGTTTCGCAAGCGGACCGGCTTTGTATGAAGCGAGCAAAATGGGAATTCCAATTTTTATTCAAGAGCAGAATGCACATGCAGGAGTAACGAATAAAATTTTAAGTAAAAAAGCAAAAGCCGTGTTTACAGCTTACCCAAAAGTGGAAGGTTTTCCGGCTGAAAAAATAAAGTTTTTGGGAAATCCAATTCGTGAGAATATTGTTTCAGGAATGCAGGAATCTTCTTCAGCTAAAGAAAAAATGGGTTTAGATAAAAATAAACTGACCATTTTATCAGTTGGCGGATCTTTGGGTTCAAGAACATTAAACAAAGGTTGGAAAGAAAATCTTGATCACCTTAAAGAAAAAGGATATCAATTAATCTGGCAAACCGGAAAATTGGACTATAGTGAATTGAGCAACGAATCTCGAATTTCGAATCTCGAATCTCAAATCCAATTAAAGGAATTCATCAAAGATATGGAAACAGCCTATTCTGCAGCGGATGTAATTGTTTCTAGAGCAGGAGCGATTGCCATTTCAGAATTGGCGGTAGCGCAGAAGCCTGTTTTATTGATTCCTTTTCCATTTGCGGCGGAAGACCATCAAACAAAAAATGCGATGAATCTGGTTGAAAAAAATGCAGCCAAAATGGTTAAAGATTCTGAAATGCAGGAGAAATTCTGGAATACATTATCAGAAATCTGTGAAAATGAAAATGTAAGAAAACAAATGTCTGAAAATCTTAAATATTTTGCCAAACCAAATGCGGCAAAAGAGATTGTAGACGAAATATTTAAAGTGATTAAATAA
- a CDS encoding BrxA/BrxB family bacilliredoxin, protein MYPTDLVMPMKAELTDKGFADLATPAQVEDALKQSGTTLLVINSVCGCAAGAARPGVVYSLTGDKKPDHLTTVFAGFDKEAVEAARKHLAPFPPSSPCVALFKDGELVHMLERHHIEGNPAGAIAANLQAAYDEYC, encoded by the coding sequence ATGTATCCAACAGATTTAGTAATGCCTATGAAGGCTGAGCTTACAGATAAAGGTTTCGCAGATTTGGCAACTCCTGCTCAGGTAGAAGATGCTTTAAAACAATCAGGAACTACTCTTTTAGTAATCAATTCTGTATGTGGTTGTGCAGCGGGAGCAGCAAGACCGGGAGTTGTTTACTCTTTAACAGGAGATAAAAAACCAGACCATTTGACTACAGTTTTTGCAGGTTTCGATAAAGAAGCGGTAGAAGCGGCTAGAAAACATTTGGCACCATTCCCTCCAAGCTCACCATGTGTGGCTCTTTTCAAAGACGGAGAATTGGTACACATGCTTGAAAGACATCATATTGAAGGAAATCCTGCAGGAGCTATTGCGGCAAACCTACAGGCTGCTTACGACGAGTACTGCTAA
- the ftsZ gene encoding cell division protein FtsZ: protein MENIGTQGFSFDLPKGNSSIIKVIGVGGGGNNALKHMYEKGIHGVDFVICNTDAQTLDNNPVSNKVQLGVTITEGLGAGADPEVGEKAAIESIEDIKAAMGQNTKMVFITAGMGGGTGTGAAPVIAKVAKDMGILTVGIVTVPFSFEGKRRLDQAELGLDKLRNNVDSLIVINNDKLRQQFGNLGFKQGFSKADEVLTNAAKGMAEVITGYFDVNIDFRDAKSVLQNSGTALMSTGMASGENKAEEAVRKALDSPLLNDNKITGARNVLLLIRSGVEEATMDEIGIIMDYIQKEAGHTADIIFGVGADEELGDAVSVLVIATGFSNDNQKFSGPTEKIRIGLNDALDNPKTSPFKTRDEREVAPEQGYDFGGKNLFRLDDEDQDAPQFKMKSSEKKMIIEDEEVKTEIKFSDREEDTLESPIQSWRSEESSDDNDVNLFSFDDDPNDLEIQSFSFDFDNKKEEPKENSFNKSYSDEKKVEFNFTVNEPVVEPKYDFGQPKNEFETSVIEKKIEETTQKIETFYQTPEQPKVEERSTFQNRAEVETQKQTESEFTFVNKPAEQERVVERRNKLKEFNSRYQNFDNVNEFESVPAFKRKNISIDGSNASDQNINTYLSDNNGNMQIRENRFLNKDVD from the coding sequence ATGGAAAATATAGGCACACAAGGATTTTCATTTGATCTGCCAAAAGGAAATTCTTCGATCATCAAAGTTATTGGTGTTGGTGGCGGTGGAAACAACGCCCTAAAACACATGTACGAAAAAGGGATTCACGGGGTAGATTTCGTGATTTGTAATACTGATGCACAGACTTTAGATAACAATCCGGTTTCAAATAAAGTTCAGTTGGGAGTTACCATTACTGAAGGTCTTGGAGCGGGTGCAGATCCTGAAGTAGGGGAGAAAGCAGCTATCGAAAGTATCGAAGATATTAAAGCAGCAATGGGACAAAACACCAAAATGGTTTTCATCACCGCAGGAATGGGTGGTGGTACCGGAACGGGTGCTGCTCCGGTTATTGCTAAAGTTGCCAAAGATATGGGAATTCTTACGGTAGGTATTGTTACTGTACCTTTCAGCTTTGAAGGAAAAAGAAGACTTGATCAGGCAGAATTAGGACTTGATAAATTGAGAAATAATGTTGATTCATTAATTGTAATCAACAATGATAAATTAAGACAGCAATTTGGTAATCTTGGTTTCAAACAGGGATTCTCAAAAGCCGATGAAGTTTTAACTAATGCTGCAAAAGGAATGGCAGAGGTTATTACCGGTTACTTTGATGTAAACATTGACTTTAGAGATGCTAAATCTGTGCTTCAGAATTCCGGTACGGCATTGATGTCTACAGGAATGGCTTCTGGTGAAAACAAAGCTGAAGAAGCTGTAAGAAAGGCATTGGATTCTCCATTATTGAACGACAACAAAATTACGGGCGCAAGAAACGTGTTATTGTTGATCAGAAGTGGTGTAGAAGAAGCTACAATGGACGAAATAGGTATCATCATGGATTATATCCAGAAAGAAGCAGGTCACACAGCAGATATTATCTTTGGTGTTGGAGCTGACGAAGAATTAGGTGATGCAGTAAGTGTATTGGTGATTGCTACTGGTTTTTCTAACGATAACCAAAAGTTTTCTGGCCCTACTGAGAAAATCAGAATTGGTTTGAATGATGCTTTAGACAATCCAAAAACTTCGCCTTTCAAAACAAGAGACGAGAGAGAAGTGGCTCCTGAACAAGGATACGACTTTGGAGGAAAAAATCTTTTCAGATTAGATGATGAAGATCAGGATGCGCCACAATTTAAGATGAAGTCTTCTGAAAAAAAAATGATTATTGAAGATGAAGAGGTAAAAACCGAAATAAAATTCTCTGATAGAGAGGAAGATACATTGGAAAGCCCGATTCAGAGCTGGAGAAGCGAAGAATCGAGCGATGATAATGATGTGAATTTGTTTTCTTTCGATGACGATCCGAATGATTTAGAAATTCAGTCTTTTTCTTTTGATTTTGACAATAAAAAAGAAGAGCCAAAGGAAAATTCTTTCAACAAAAGCTATTCAGACGAAAAAAAGGTTGAGTTTAACTTCACCGTTAACGAACCTGTTGTTGAGCCTAAATATGATTTTGGTCAGCCAAAAAATGAGTTTGAAACTTCAGTAATCGAGAAAAAAATAGAAGAAACTACTCAAAAAATAGAAACATTCTATCAAACTCCTGAACAGCCAAAAGTAGAAGAAAGATCAACTTTCCAAAACAGAGCAGAAGTAGAGACTCAGAAACAAACAGAATCTGAATTTACTTTTGTGAATAAACCTGCGGAGCAGGAAAGAGTAGTTGAGAGAAGAAACAAACTGAAAGAATTCAATTCTCGTTACCAGAACTTCGATAATGTGAATGAATTTGAATCTGTACCTGCCTTCAAGAGAAAAAATATTTCAATTGATGGTTCTAATGCTTCAGATCAAAATATCAACACGTATTTGTCTGACAACAACGGGAACATGCAGATCAGAGAAAATAGATTTTTAAATAAAGATGTAGACTAA
- a CDS encoding GH3 auxin-responsive promoter family protein, whose protein sequence is MATKALFNTVVNWFIKQRIDQIQHFMDYPIETQKGILFSQLFHAEDTEYGKKYGFNSISSYQDFKNKVPIVTYEEFEPYVERARQGYKDVSWPGYIKHFAKSSGTTNAKSKFIPISAESLEYCHMKAGKDMVSIYANNHPENQLFTNKNLRLGGSSELYADFNTKFGDLSAILIDNLPFWVEITTTPSKKVSLMGEWESKLKAIVSEVKNEDVGSILGVPSWMMVLLQRVLKETDVKNVSELWPNLEVFFHGGISFKPYKEQYKPIIGKDINYYEIYNASEGFFGIQDRSNSDEMLLMLDYGIFYEFIPMDEFHRSNPKVVSLEGVEVGKNYAMVITTNGGLWRYLIGDTVIFTSINPFRIKITGRTKHYINAFGEELMITNVESALTKACQETNSAVKDFTGAPIFMKENESGAHEWIFEFSEHPENLDLFTDIFDRHLKSINSDYEAKRYNNITLKKPVVHIARPNLFYCWLESKGKLGGQNKVPRLSNDREYIDPLLELNKA, encoded by the coding sequence ATGGCAACGAAAGCACTTTTCAATACGGTAGTCAATTGGTTTATCAAGCAGAGGATAGATCAGATTCAGCATTTTATGGATTATCCTATCGAGACACAGAAAGGAATCCTGTTTTCTCAGTTATTCCATGCAGAAGACACGGAATACGGCAAGAAGTATGGGTTTAATTCTATTTCAAGTTATCAGGATTTTAAAAATAAAGTTCCGATTGTTACTTATGAAGAATTTGAACCTTACGTTGAGCGCGCAAGACAAGGTTATAAAGACGTAAGTTGGCCTGGCTATATCAAGCATTTTGCAAAATCTTCCGGAACAACCAATGCCAAAAGTAAATTCATTCCTATTTCAGCAGAAAGCCTTGAATATTGCCATATGAAAGCAGGAAAGGATATGGTTTCCATTTACGCTAATAATCATCCAGAAAATCAACTTTTCACCAATAAAAATTTACGCTTAGGCGGAAGCTCTGAATTGTATGCAGATTTCAACACAAAATTCGGTGATCTTTCGGCTATTTTAATTGATAATCTTCCTTTTTGGGTTGAAATTACAACAACGCCAAGCAAGAAAGTTTCATTGATGGGAGAGTGGGAAAGTAAACTGAAAGCCATTGTTTCTGAAGTTAAAAATGAAGATGTAGGAAGTATTCTTGGAGTTCCAAGTTGGATGATGGTTTTATTACAGAGAGTTTTAAAAGAAACTGATGTAAAAAATGTTTCTGAACTTTGGCCAAATCTGGAAGTGTTTTTTCACGGAGGAATTAGTTTTAAACCTTATAAAGAGCAATATAAACCGATTATCGGGAAAGATATTAATTACTATGAAATCTATAATGCTTCTGAAGGATTTTTCGGAATTCAGGACAGATCGAATAGTGACGAAATGCTTCTGATGCTCGATTACGGAATTTTCTATGAGTTTATTCCTATGGATGAGTTTCACCGTTCCAATCCAAAAGTAGTAAGTTTGGAAGGCGTAGAAGTCGGAAAAAACTATGCAATGGTGATTACAACCAATGGCGGACTTTGGAGGTATTTAATAGGAGATACTGTTATTTTCACTTCAATCAATCCTTTCAGAATAAAAATTACCGGACGTACAAAACATTATATTAATGCTTTTGGGGAAGAATTGATGATTACCAATGTGGAATCTGCTTTAACGAAAGCTTGTCAGGAAACCAATTCTGCTGTAAAAGATTTTACCGGAGCTCCGATTTTTATGAAAGAAAATGAAAGCGGCGCCCATGAATGGATTTTTGAATTTAGTGAGCATCCCGAAAATTTAGATTTATTCACGGATATTTTTGATAGACATCTGAAAAGCATCAATTCTGATTACGAAGCCAAAAGATACAATAACATTACCCTGAAAAAACCGGTAGTGCATATTGCAAGACCCAATCTTTTCTATTGCTGGCTTGAATCTAAGGGTAAATTAGGCGGACAAAACAAAGTTCCGAGATTGAGTAACGACAGAGAATATATTGATCCTTTATTGGAGCTAAATAAAGCATAA
- a CDS encoding FtsW/RodA/SpoVE family cell cycle protein, which translates to MNTKRMNEQNIEESRFEFLKGDKVLWMVILVISIFSIFPVYSASSNLEYIVNNGTTTGHVMKHMFFVVLGLAIMRLVGTVKYEYMGKLSSIMLGLMIILLIVTMFTGQTIDGASASRWLKIPGTPISFQPSSFAFLMLIIYLCRYLTKKITRERLPIENIMYIFGPILLVFVLVAKDNGSTALMILMVSVIVLIIGQLDWKYIAGFISASFVAIALFLLIALNTNMIGGNRVHTWMSRIETFTSSKAKSADVDDESVKAKNYQVMQAKAAIVHGGITGMGPGKSALKQMLPQSASDFIFAVIVEEYGLIGAGFLISMYLIMIVRIVMIASKMPAFFGSLLVLSLGVMIFIQLAVNIAVAVNLIPVTGQPLPLISYGGTSMLVTYIQLGIILNISSRIQIYDEEGMGKKQSIVEINDIA; encoded by the coding sequence ATGAATACGAAACGTATGAACGAACAGAATATAGAAGAAAGCAGATTCGAATTTCTAAAGGGCGATAAAGTACTTTGGATGGTCATTCTTGTGATCTCCATTTTCTCTATTTTCCCGGTTTATTCTGCGAGTTCAAACTTAGAATATATTGTAAATAACGGGACTACAACGGGACACGTTATGAAGCATATGTTCTTTGTAGTTTTAGGTTTGGCAATCATGCGATTGGTGGGAACCGTGAAGTATGAATACATGGGAAAACTCAGCAGTATTATGTTGGGATTAATGATTATTCTATTGATTGTCACGATGTTTACAGGACAAACGATTGACGGAGCCAGTGCTTCAAGATGGTTGAAAATTCCAGGAACACCGATTTCATTTCAGCCTTCGTCTTTTGCTTTTTTAATGTTGATTATTTATCTATGCAGATATTTAACCAAGAAAATAACACGAGAAAGACTTCCGATTGAGAACATTATGTACATTTTCGGGCCGATCTTACTGGTTTTTGTGTTGGTTGCGAAAGATAACGGTTCTACGGCTTTAATGATCCTAATGGTTTCAGTGATTGTTTTGATCATCGGACAGCTAGACTGGAAATACATTGCAGGTTTTATTTCGGCATCATTTGTTGCTATTGCATTGTTTCTATTAATTGCATTAAATACAAATATGATTGGCGGAAACCGTGTACATACATGGATGAGCCGTATCGAAACATTTACATCGAGCAAAGCAAAATCTGCCGATGTTGATGATGAAAGTGTAAAAGCTAAAAATTATCAGGTAATGCAGGCAAAAGCAGCCATCGTTCATGGTGGAATTACCGGAATGGGACCAGGAAAATCTGCTTTAAAACAAATGCTTCCGCAATCTGCATCCGATTTTATTTTTGCAGTTATTGTAGAAGAATATGGTTTGATTGGAGCTGGATTTTTGATCAGTATGTACCTGATCATGATTGTCCGGATTGTAATGATCGCAAGTAAAATGCCCGCATTTTTTGGCTCGTTGCTCGTTCTCAGTCTCGGTGTGATGATTTTCATACAATTGGCAGTAAATATTGCCGTTGCCGTGAATCTAATTCCGGTTACAGGACAGCCACTGCCGCTGATAAGTTATGGAGGAACATCCATGTTGGTAACGTACATCCAACTTGGAATTATTTTAAATATAAGCTCAAGAATACAGATTTACGATGAAGAAGGAATGGGCAAAAAACAAAGCATTGTCGAAATAAACGACATCGCATAA
- the ftsA gene encoding cell division protein FtsA, with product MENQEYSVGLDIGTTKIVAIVGRRNAHGKIEILGVGKAKSLGVHKGIVNNISQTINSIKAAVSEAQSSAGVPIHKVTVGIAGKHIRSLQHSDYIMREHPDRFITDDDIEALKDQVKKLVMLPGEEIIHVLPQEYKVDSEGEIQEPVGMHGKRLEANFHVVVGQMGSIRNIARCVREAGLEMEALTLEPLASSEAVLTKEEKEAGVAIVDIGGGTTDIAIFKDNIIRHTCVIPYGGGIITEDIKEGCSIIEKHAEQLKVKFGSAVPELEKDSTFVTIPGLHGRPDKEISLKTLAQIINARVEEILEMVNTELKAYGAFEQKKKLIAGIVLTGGGSNLKHLRQLANYTTGFDSRIGFANEYIANDKNQYLKGPEFATSIGLLMESLKIRDKKTVVVEEEAEIEVDTKVEHKEVQTDINAETQVAPQIEEEFKAPVQTSRSSKPTFGQSLMEKVKKFFEEVE from the coding sequence ATGGAAAATCAAGAGTATTCAGTAGGTCTTGACATCGGGACAACCAAGATTGTCGCCATTGTCGGAAGGAGGAATGCACATGGGAAAATAGAAATTCTCGGTGTAGGGAAGGCAAAAAGTCTGGGAGTTCATAAAGGAATTGTGAATAATATTTCACAAACCATTAACTCTATTAAGGCAGCTGTGTCAGAAGCACAATCAAGCGCAGGAGTTCCTATTCATAAGGTAACCGTGGGTATTGCAGGAAAGCACATTCGTTCACTGCAGCATTCAGATTACATTATGCGTGAGCATCCGGATAGATTTATCACAGATGATGATATTGAAGCGTTAAAAGATCAGGTAAAAAAACTGGTGATGTTACCGGGAGAAGAAATTATACACGTACTTCCGCAGGAATATAAGGTTGATTCTGAAGGAGAAATTCAGGAGCCTGTCGGAATGCACGGAAAACGTCTGGAAGCAAATTTCCATGTTGTTGTAGGACAAATGGGAAGCATCAGAAACATCGCAAGATGTGTAAGAGAAGCAGGTTTGGAAATGGAGGCGCTTACTTTAGAGCCTTTAGCATCTTCTGAAGCGGTTCTTACCAAAGAAGAAAAAGAAGCAGGAGTAGCAATTGTAGACATCGGTGGTGGAACTACAGATATTGCTATTTTTAAAGATAATATTATTCGTCATACTTGCGTCATCCCTTACGGAGGCGGAATTATTACGGAAGACATCAAAGAAGGTTGTTCAATTATAGAAAAGCACGCTGAGCAATTAAAGGTTAAGTTTGGTTCTGCGGTTCCTGAATTGGAAAAAGACAGCACATTTGTAACGATTCCTGGACTTCACGGAAGACCAGATAAAGAGATTTCTCTCAAAACTTTAGCGCAGATTATCAATGCGAGAGTGGAGGAAATCTTGGAAATGGTTAACACAGAATTGAAAGCTTACGGAGCATTTGAACAAAAGAAAAAACTGATTGCAGGAATTGTATTGACGGGTGGTGGTTCAAACTTGAAACATCTTCGTCAGTTGGCAAACTATACAACAGGATTCGACAGCAGAATTGGTTTTGCAAATGAATACATTGCAAACGATAAAAACCAGTATCTTAAAGGACCGGAATTTGCTACCTCTATTGGTTTGCTGATGGAAAGTTTAAAAATCAGAGACAAAAAAACAGTTGTTGTAGAAGAGGAAGCTGAAATTGAGGTTGATACTAAAGTTGAGCACAAAGAAGTACAAACTGATATTAATGCTGAAACTCAAGTAGCTCCGCAAATAGAAGAAGAATTTAAAGCTCCGGTACAAACATCTAGATCTTCGAAACCAACCTTCGGACAGTCGCTGATGGAGAAAGTTAAAAAATTCTTTGAAGAAGTAGAATAA
- a CDS encoding GatB/YqeY domain-containing protein yields MSLELTISEAIKTAMRAKDRVALDSLRAVKSQILLLKTEALGAEVSSEQEIAILQRMIKQRKDSYEQFTAQGRNDLAEVEEAQMKVIEKFLPAQLSSEELEAEITQIISETGAESIKDLGKVMGMASKNLAGKSDGKSISEMAKKLLS; encoded by the coding sequence ATGAGTTTAGAACTTACCATAAGTGAAGCAATAAAAACAGCAATGAGAGCTAAAGACAGAGTAGCTTTAGATTCTCTTCGTGCTGTGAAATCTCAGATATTATTGCTAAAAACGGAAGCTTTAGGAGCTGAAGTTTCATCTGAGCAGGAAATTGCAATTTTGCAAAGAATGATTAAGCAGCGTAAAGATTCTTACGAGCAGTTTACAGCTCAGGGAAGAAATGATTTGGCAGAAGTAGAAGAGGCTCAGATGAAAGTCATTGAGAAATTTCTACCTGCACAATTATCTTCTGAAGAATTGGAAGCGGAAATTACGCAGATTATTTCTGAAACCGGAGCCGAATCTATTAAAGATTTAGGAAAGGTGATGGGAATGGCTTCAAAAAACTTAGCCGGAAAATCTGACGGAAAAAGTATTTCCGAGATGGCTAAGAAGTTACTTTCATAG
- a CDS encoding bacteriocin-like protein: MKKLTALKAKKLTRENLKKVQGGYVPKDEDDGCGWNMCRNSFGRCSVFAC; encoded by the coding sequence ATGAAAAAACTAACTGCTTTAAAAGCTAAAAAGCTCACAAGAGAAAATCTGAAAAAAGTACAAGGAGGCTATGTTCCAAAAGATGAAGATGACGGATGCGGATGGAATATGTGCAGAAATTCATTTGGAAGATGCTCTGTCTTTGCTTGTTGA
- the murC gene encoding UDP-N-acetylmuramate--L-alanine ligase — MNNLETYQNFYFVGIGGIGMSALARYFHASGKNVLGYDKTNTKLTTALMNEGIDIVFEDVIDEKITSLQKENTLVIYTPAIKKLGILDYFNENQFEVLKRAKVLGLITENTDCIAVAGTHGKTTTSTLVSHLCKEANLPFSCFLGGISENFKSNFLYNGSQYSVVEADEYDRSFLNLSPDWAVITSTDADHLDIYGDKNTIEEGFKQFAALVPEDKQLFVRKGIEIGRAHKTYAVNEKADYYSDNLRMDHDKIYFDFHTPTETIKDFVWEVPGIHNVENGTVALAILHNLGVDFETLKKAIANFKGIKRRYTKHIYPSGKIYIDDYAHHPTEINAVVGSIKTFYPDKKLLVVFQPHLFSRTRDFADGFAESLDNSDELILLDIYPARELQENFEGITSKWLLEKVSLDKKEVSGLAEAFNKIKEKEFDILLTVGAGNIDTLYDPICEWLGEK, encoded by the coding sequence ATGAACAATTTAGAAACATATCAAAATTTTTACTTCGTTGGAATCGGAGGTATCGGAATGAGTGCTTTGGCACGGTACTTCCATGCTTCGGGTAAAAATGTTTTGGGGTATGATAAAACCAACACGAAATTGACGACGGCTTTAATGAACGAGGGAATTGATATTGTTTTTGAAGATGTCATTGATGAAAAAATCACCTCGCTTCAGAAAGAAAATACATTAGTAATTTATACTCCAGCAATCAAGAAATTGGGGATTTTAGATTATTTTAATGAAAATCAATTTGAAGTTTTAAAACGAGCAAAAGTTTTAGGTTTAATTACTGAAAATACAGATTGTATCGCTGTTGCAGGAACGCATGGGAAGACAACTACATCTACTTTGGTTTCGCATTTGTGTAAAGAGGCGAATTTACCTTTCTCATGTTTTTTAGGTGGAATTTCTGAGAATTTTAAATCAAATTTCCTGTACAATGGTTCGCAATATTCTGTTGTTGAAGCCGATGAATACGACAGAAGCTTCCTCAACCTTTCTCCGGATTGGGCAGTGATTACTTCTACAGATGCCGATCATTTGGACATTTATGGAGATAAAAATACGATTGAAGAAGGTTTTAAACAATTTGCAGCTTTAGTTCCGGAAGATAAACAGCTTTTTGTAAGAAAAGGCATTGAAATCGGGAGAGCGCATAAAACGTATGCAGTAAACGAAAAAGCAGATTATTATTCGGACAATCTTCGTATGGATCATGATAAAATCTATTTTGATTTTCATACACCGACAGAAACCATAAAAGATTTTGTCTGGGAGGTTCCAGGAATTCATAATGTAGAAAACGGAACGGTTGCATTAGCTATTCTTCACAATTTGGGAGTCGATTTTGAAACCTTAAAGAAAGCAATTGCCAATTTTAAAGGAATTAAAAGAAGATATACGAAACATATTTATCCGAGCGGTAAAATTTATATTGACGATTATGCGCACCATCCAACGGAAATTAATGCTGTTGTGGGTTCAATTAAAACATTTTATCCGGATAAAAAATTATTGGTGGTTTTCCAGCCGCATTTGTTTAGCAGAACACGAGATTTTGCTGATGGCTTTGCTGAAAGTTTAGATAATTCTGATGAATTAATCTTGCTTGATATTTATCCTGCAAGAGAGCTTCAGGAAAATTTTGAAGGAATTACATCAAAATGGCTTTTAGAGAAAGTAAGTTTAGATAAAAAAGAAGTTTCTGGTTTAGCAGAAGCCTTTAATAAAATAAAAGAAAAAGAATTTGATATTTTGCTTACAGTTGGTGCGGGAAATATAGATACGTTGTATGATCCGATTTGTGAATGGCTAGGGGAAAAATAA